The genomic region catcatccctgaccccaggagatcacaatctaatctcctatcatacaatgtatcactcccatcatccctgaccccaggagatcacaatctaatctcctatcatacaatgtatcactcccatcatccctgaccccaggagctcacaatctaatcttctatcatacaatgtatcactcccatcatccctgaccccaggagatcacaatctaatctcctatcacatacaatgtatcactcccatcatccctgaccccaggagatcacaatctaatctcctatcatacaatgtatcactcccatcatccctgaccccaggagatcacaatctaatctcctatcatacaatgtatcactcccatcatcccagaccccaggagatcacaatctaatctcctatcacatacaatgtatcactcccatcatccctgaccccaggagatcacaatctaatctcctatcatacaatgtatcactcccatcatccctgacctcaggagatcacaatctaatctcctatcatacaatgtatcactcccatcatccctgaccccaggagatcacaatctaatctcctatcacatacaatgtatcactcccatcatccctgaccccaggagatcacaatctaatctcctatcatacaatgtatcactcccatcatccctgacctcaggagatcacaatctaatctcctatcatacaatgtatcactcccatcatccctgaccccaggagatcacaatctaatctcctatcacatacaatgtatcactcccatcatccctgaccccaggagctcacaatctaatctcctatcacatacaatgtatcactcccatcacccctgaccccaggagatcacaatctaatctcctatcatacaatgtatcactcccatcatccctgaccccaggagatcacaatctaatctcctatcatacaatgtatcactcccatcatccctgaccccaggagatcacaatctaatctcctatcatacaatgtatcactcccatcatccctgacctcaggagatcacaatctaatctcctatcatacaatgtatcactcccatcatccctgaccccaggagatcacaatctaatctcctatcacatacaatgtatcactcccatcatccctgaccccaggagctcacaatctaatctcctatcacatacaatgtatcactcccatcatccctgaccccaggggatcacaatctaatctcctatcacatacaatgtatcactcccatcacccctgaccccaggagatcacaatctaatctcctatcatacaatgtatcactcccatcatccctgaccccaggagatcacaatctaatctcctatcatacaatgtatcactcccatcatccctgaccccaggagatcacaatctaatctcctatcatacagtgtatcactcccatcatccctgaccccaggagatcacaatctaatctcctatcatacagtgtatcactcccatcatccctgaccccagaagctcacaatctaatctcctatcatacaatgtatcactcccatcatccctgaccccaggagctcacaatctaatctcctatcacatacaatgtatcactcccatcatccctgaccccaggagatcacaatctaatctcctatcacatacaatgtatcactcccatcatccctgaccccaggagatcacaatctaatctcctatcatacaatgtatcactcccatcatccctgaccccaggagatcacaatctaatctcctatcatacaatgtatcactcccatcatccctgaccccaggagatcacaatctaatctcctatcatacaatgtatcactcccatcatccctgaccccaggagatcacaatctaatctcctatcatacaatgtatcactcccatcatccctcaccccaggagatcacaatctaatctcctatcacatacaatgtatcactcccatcatccctgttcaccaacctgtggcaaaactacaatgcccatcaGACCCCGACAGCCTATCATTTCTCTTGCACCATTTCAGACATATGTCCCTCCCCCCCCATCCTAATATTGCTACATGATCAGTCAGGTGGGAGGGGCTATTTAGACAAGTGGGTGGGGCCAGTGTGCGCCATGTCTCCGTCCTCACGGCACTTCTATATATCTGTTCCTCCAGGGACATCTCCAACACGGCCGTCACCAATCTGCCCACCAAAGGCCTGAAGTACCTGAAGCATCTGCTGGCGAAGAACGCCTGGTACCTGAAGAAGCTGCCCCCTCTGAACTCCTTCGTGCACCTGGAGACCGCGGACCTGTCCTACCCCAGTCACTGCTGCGCCTTCACCAACTGGACCAAGAAGAAGAGGTTTGTAGAGTGTGAGCATAGCCTTACTGCTTTATAAAGGGCGTATGAACTGTCAGCTTCAAACTCTGCTCAcattgtttgttacaatgtattagtctagagcagtggtctgaaaactgtggccctccagatgtggcaaaactactctcagctcccatcatgcccggacagcctccagcACTTAGGAGAGGAAAGACTCTCAGTGGAGGAAACCTCTAAGAAACCACGGCTGAAGGATTGTCCTTCCCTTAGgtttagagcaatgtttcccaaccagtgtgcctccagctgttgcaaaactacaaatcccagcatgcccggacagcctccagcACTTAGGAGAGGAAGGATTCCCAGTGGAAGAAACCTTTAGGAAACCACGGCTGAAGGATTGTCCTTCCCTTGGGCTCAGAGTGGTgtgtcccaaccagagtgcctccagctgctgcaaaactacaactcccagcatgcccagacagccaacggctgtccgggcatgctgggaattgtagttttacaacagctggagggccaccgtttagaGACCACGGCTCTTTAGAATGCATGCAGGTGGCTCctggttgtttgggcatgctgggaattgtagttttgccacagctggagggccaTCGTTTAGAGACCACGGCTCTTTAGAATGCATGCATGGTGGCTCCTGGCTCTCACACTGTGTCCGTAACGACTGATCCAGAGAGAGCGCCTGTCCTGAGGGCCATACGTCGCCTGCACGGTCTGAGTACTGCAGAGCTTTACCCTCACAAACGGCACTGCTCAGCGCATCTCCCTGGTTGTTGCAGTCGTGTTCCTCTCTTATTGTTTCCCCAGACATTGTGATGTTGGGGAAAACATACAAAGAACAGTAAGCAGGCTCAATCCACACAATTAATTTATAAATaccaaaataaacataaaattacacacacAAAAAGGAAATCCACCATATATAGCGCACACCCAAATctttagaaaaaataataatatttaatacATGATTATAAAGCCCAAAAAGCCAACCGGACAGACctttaaaatcatttaaaaaggCCCAAACGCCGTTCCACAACAGGGAGGAGCCCTCTGGCCCCTCCCATCCAAGTCTAATGCACTATCCCAACTGGCCCAATATAAATAAAGATCTTATAATACAATTAATATTTGAATATCCCAGAACAAAAGTTATTCCAATACAACCTGCAATGTGCCAGTCCAAGGTTCTAATATGGAGTACTGGGAGCTAAAAGAGAGAGGGGAGATGGTATGCTCCGACACGTTCCGTCACTTGTggttgacttcctcaggggtgctgTGGCTTATcactcatctctatcatatatatatatatattatacactgctcaaaatataaagggaacacgtaaacaacacaatgtaactccaagtcactgacacttgtgtgagatcccactgtccactcaggaagatcactgattgacaatcaatttcacatggaacagacaacacgtggaaatgataggcaattagcaagacacccccaataaaggagtggttctgcaggaggtgaccacagaccacttctcagttcctatgcttcctggctgatgttttggtcacttttgaatgctggcggtgctttcactctagtggtagcatgagatggagtctacaacccacacaagtggctcaggtagtgcagctcatccaggatggcacatcaatgtgagctgtggcaagaaggtttgctgtgtctgtcagcgtagtgtccagaacatggaggggctaccaggagacaggccagtacatcaggagacgtggaggaggctgtaggagggcaacaacccagcagcaggaccgctacctccgtctttgtgactgccattaggtaccgagatgagatcctctgaccccttgtgagaccatatgctggtgcggttgggttcctcctaatacaagacaatgctagacctcatgtggctggagtgtgtcagcagttcctacaagaggaaagcattgatgctatggactggccgcccgttcccctgaatccgattgagcacatctgggacgtctcgctccatccaccacagactgtccaggagttggcagatgctttagtccaggtctgggaggacatccctcaggagaccatcctccacctcatcaggagcatgcccaggcattgtagggaggtcatacgggcacgtggaggtcacacacactactgagcctcattgggacttgttttaaggacattacataaagttggatcggcctgtagtgtggttttccactgttattttgagtgtgactccatatccagacctccatgggttaatgatttccattgataatttttggtgattttgttgtcagcgcattcaactatgtaaagaggaaagtatttcatatgatttgttcattcagatctacaatgtgttatcgcagtgttccctttattattttgagcagtgtatatacagaataTGCCGTCTAATTAACAACCTTTTAGTTAACCTGTTATTCCAAGGTGCGACTCATACATACCCCACAATGTTTCCAATGGTGGCGACCGCCGGCTTGTGCTTCCGGGTATCCTCTGCTACCCGTTACAGTTTCACTTCCGCTCACTTCAACATATTCGCACTTGCACACACTCCGCTATCCACAGCACTTGCGCATTAGATGTATTAGATCTATTAGATGTGCGCATGCGCAAACGCTCACTCTTGATTGATGAAGAATGCGCAAGCGCTGTGGATAGCTGGTTACTCCGTGGAGTGTGCGCAATCAATCAAGCGCGAGCATTTGCGCCTGCATGCATCTAATAGATCTAATACATCACATTGTGACATTGGGGAAAACATAAGAGACAAACATATTGACTGCACCCACCAGAGAGATTCAAGGAGCAGTGCCGTTTGTGACGTAGCAAAGAACATGACAATTATTCAACAAAAAGCACTGCTACATGGATCTCCCTGGTTGTTGCAGCTGCGTACTTGTAATCAATGTGTTATTTTCCTATGTTTCCCCAGACATTGTTAAATAATGAATTGTCATGTTTTCCCCAACGTCACAAACGGCACTGCTCCACGCATCTTCCTGGTTGTTGAAGCTGCGCACCTTCAGTTGATATGTCCTCCTATGTTTCCCCAGACGGTGTTGGATAATTTTCATGTTTTCCCCAATGTCACAAACGGCACTGCTCCACCCATCTCCCTGGTTGTTGCAGTTGTGTTCTCCTATTTTTCTCTAGACATTGTGACGGTGGGGAAAACATGACATTTATTCAACAATGTCTTGGGGGGGGAAACATAAGAGACGAACATATCGACTGCAACAGAGAGATGCATGGAGCAGTGCCGTTTTGTGACATAGCAGAGAACATGACAATTATACAACAAACAGCACTGCTACATGGATCTCCCTAGTTGTTGCAGCTCTGTATCTTTAATCGAAGTGTTCGTCTCTTATGTTTCCGCCAGACATTGTTGAATAATTAATTGTCATGTTTTCCCCAATGTCACAAACGGCACTGCTCCATGCATCACTCTGGGTGTTGCAGCTGTGTAACTTCAGTCTGTGTTCTTTTCCTATATTTCTCCAGACATTGTTGAATAATTGTCATGTTTTCATCAATGTCCACTAATCCCTTGTCTGCCTTGTTCCCTCCGCAGTGACCTGGAGTCTTACTTCTGTAACCAAACTTATCTGCACAGCAGTCCCCAGAAGCGATCAGTCAGGACTTTTGTTGGGATTGGCCCATATTACCAAGACTACGTGGATGGAGATCCAGACCAAACTGAGAACACCAAGTCTACAACCTTCCACAGCAGCAGCCATTTCTCTGTCTTCTTTGAGGACCAGGGAGATGAAGACGTTGGATTTGGGCAAGAGATCAAGAACGTGCAGAAGCAGCACCACACGTTTTCTGACAGTTATGATATGTACGATATTTGTGATGGTGGCGAGAAGCTGGTGTGCACACCCACACCGGACGAGTTCAACCCCTGCGAGGACATCATGGGCTATAACTTCCTGAGGATAGTGGTCTGGTTCGTCAATCTCTTGGCCATTCTGGGCAATGCCTTCGTCTTGTTCATCCTCATCACCAGCCATTACAAGTTGACCGTGCCCCGCTTCCTCATGTGCAATCTGGCATTTGCAGACTTCTGCATGGGTATCTACCTTCTTCTCATTGCCTCAGAGGACCTTCACACTCGCTCTGAGTACTACAATTATGCCATTAACTGGCAGACCGGGCCAGGATGTAACACAGCAGGATTCTTCACTGTATTCGCCAGTGAGCTCTCCGTGTACACGCTGACAGTGATAACACTGGAGCGCTGGTATGCCATCACGTTTGCCATGCGTCTGGATCGCAAGATCCGCCTCAGACACGCCACCTTCATCATGCTGGGTGGTTGggtattttgtttctttttggcGCTCTTACCATTGGTCGGGATCAGCAGCTACATCAAAGTCAGCATCTGTTTACCGATGGACACAGAGACTACGCTCGCCCAAGCCTACATCATCCTGGTTTTGATGCTCAACATCGTGGCATTCATCATCATCTGCGCCTGCTACATCAAGATCTACATCACCGTACGAAATCCACATTACAAGTCTGGAGACAAAGACACGAAGATCGCCAAGCGCATGGCTGTCCTGATCTTCACCGATTTCCTTTGCATGGCGCCCATTTCCTTCTATGCCTTGTCCGCCATAATGAACAAGCCGCTTATAACAGTTTCCAACTCTAAGATCCTCCTGGTCTTGTTCTACCCTCTGAACTCCTGTGCCAATCCTTTCCTCTATGCCATATTTACCAAGGCTTTTCGGAGAGATGTCTTTATCCTCCTCAGTAAGTTCGGCGTCTGCGAGCATCAGGCGCAGGTTTACCGTGGACAGACGGTTTCTGCTAAGAACAGCAGCGGCTCGTTCCGGCAGAGGAGCAGTGATGGCACTGGGCACATCCCGGCAAATATTCCAGATTTTGTGAAAGAAACCCAAGACGTGGCAGCAAACCAAGAAGCGCTCCTGGAGGACTGCGGGATGACAGTGTTGTAGTGTCTATAGTGCGGCTGCTACTAACCTGACCACCAGTAGAGACTTGACAACCCCTGGTGTCCACTAGTGACCACTACCTACTAACCATGAAGGTTTATTCACTGCTGGGTACATGGACCAGGTATGAGCCGTGAACCAGAACCTGAAGAGCATTTCCTAGATCCTCGAATGGCCAATTTGTCCAGTTATGTAGCAGGGAGGGAAGGATCACTGCAAAACTAGGGGCATGTGCTGTTCAGGgtgtgggaaagctgggtgacaacatgGGCTCCTAGAGAAGACAGGAGGTTTTCCCAGTCCACATAATAGGTTAATCTCTATAGCAATGTAACCAAGAGGGTGAAATCGGGATTACTGACGCAAATATAACTAAGAACTGACGACGCAGGATTTGTGTTtcgttaaaatgttaatgtttagatttttttaagggaaatacATTTGTTAATAATACTTATTTTTTAGATTCAGGGCATT from Hyla sarda isolate aHylSar1 chromosome 11, aHylSar1.hap1, whole genome shotgun sequence harbors:
- the TSHR gene encoding thyrotropin receptor isoform X1, producing MLHDPSLILLFLFLLEDVSATDCPENCRCEKESNYCVTCRNRSTLPPLPPDTEVLRLMETRIPVIPRGALASAPNISRIFITLDIELRKVESGAFHGLKKITEIEIRSLMNLNCIETGAFQDLPMLNYLGILNTGLSIFPDLSRIHSLVGSVFVEIVENPNMAVLPANAFQGLSSGFLTLKLYNNGFRELQGHAFNATNLTIVDLHSNVRLGGLHQELFMGVVSGPTSLDISNTAVTNLPTKGLKYLKHLLAKNAWYLKKLPPLNSFVHLETADLSYPSHCCAFTNWTKKKSDLESYFCNQTYLHSSPQKRSVRTFVGIGPYYQDYVDGDPDQTENTKSTTFHSSSHFSVFFEDQGDEDVGFGQEIKNVQKQHHTFSDSYDMYDICDGGEKLVCTPTPDEFNPCEDIMGYNFLRIVVWFVNLLAILGNAFVLFILITSHYKLTVPRFLMCNLAFADFCMGIYLLLIASEDLHTRSEYYNYAINWQTGPGCNTAGFFTVFASELSVYTLTVITLERWYAITFAMRLDRKIRLRHATFIMLGGWVFCFFLALLPLVGISSYIKVSICLPMDTETTLAQAYIILVLMLNIVAFIIICACYIKIYITVRNPHYKSGDKDTKIAKRMAVLIFTDFLCMAPISFYALSAIMNKPLITVSNSKILLVLFYPLNSCANPFLYAIFTKAFRRDVFILLSKFGVCEHQAQVYRGQTVSAKNSSGSFRQRSSDGTGHIPANIPDFVKETQDVAANQEALLEDCGMTVL
- the TSHR gene encoding thyrotropin receptor isoform X2, whose product is METRIPVIPRGALASAPNISRIFITLDIELRKVESGAFHGLKKITEIEIRSLMNLNCIETGAFQDLPMLNYLGILNTGLSIFPDLSRIHSLVGSVFVEIVENPNMAVLPANAFQGLSSGFLTLKLYNNGFRELQGHAFNATNLTIVDLHSNVRLGGLHQELFMGVVSGPTSLDISNTAVTNLPTKGLKYLKHLLAKNAWYLKKLPPLNSFVHLETADLSYPSHCCAFTNWTKKKSDLESYFCNQTYLHSSPQKRSVRTFVGIGPYYQDYVDGDPDQTENTKSTTFHSSSHFSVFFEDQGDEDVGFGQEIKNVQKQHHTFSDSYDMYDICDGGEKLVCTPTPDEFNPCEDIMGYNFLRIVVWFVNLLAILGNAFVLFILITSHYKLTVPRFLMCNLAFADFCMGIYLLLIASEDLHTRSEYYNYAINWQTGPGCNTAGFFTVFASELSVYTLTVITLERWYAITFAMRLDRKIRLRHATFIMLGGWVFCFFLALLPLVGISSYIKVSICLPMDTETTLAQAYIILVLMLNIVAFIIICACYIKIYITVRNPHYKSGDKDTKIAKRMAVLIFTDFLCMAPISFYALSAIMNKPLITVSNSKILLVLFYPLNSCANPFLYAIFTKAFRRDVFILLSKFGVCEHQAQVYRGQTVSAKNSSGSFRQRSSDGTGHIPANIPDFVKETQDVAANQEALLEDCGMTVL